One window of Acidobacteriaceae bacterium genomic DNA carries:
- a CDS encoding alpha-glucosidase, giving the protein MKRSFAGVLLAACLCGGPAWGWAQQASVSSAQAPSHDATWWKHAVIYEIYPRSFQDSNGDGIGDLNGIRERMGYLQGLGVDAIWIAPMYPSPQVDFGYDISDYENVDPQYGTMKDFDALLAAGKQHNVRIILDMVLNHTSDKHRWFVESASSRTNAKADWYVWNDGVKADAPGVTAYQKRWEHVGMVPPNNWTSVFGGSAWEWVPARKQFYYHRFYKQQPDLNWNNPAVEKAMFDTMRFWLDKGVAGFRLDAIPSLFEDPKLRNEPETGGVNAYGDPNVNTEYTDNLPEVHDVIRRMRAMVNAYPGNRVLIGETYLPNTAALQKWYGGASKNELQLPMDMLVGFGGRYSAAHFRKTIGEAETELNGSQPLFVFDNHDNPRSITRYGDGVHDVAIAKTVAAMLLTTRATALTYYGAEIGMPTTVPTRKEDVKDPIGITGWPKEKGRDGERTPMQWTPGLDAGFSTAKTTWLPIAPDYKTVNVQTESGEPGSLLNWYKELIELRRTNPALHDGGFVMLDAGDADVLAYVRTGSKPVVVAINMSAQAKTVSLDVGAAGVTGKTVKTIAASEDSLKAVGSLQNVTLPAYSAWVAEVR; this is encoded by the coding sequence ATGAAGCGTTCGTTTGCTGGAGTTTTACTTGCGGCGTGTTTGTGTGGGGGGCCTGCGTGGGGATGGGCGCAGCAGGCGAGTGTGTCGTCGGCGCAGGCGCCGAGCCACGATGCGACGTGGTGGAAGCATGCGGTGATCTATGAGATTTATCCGCGGAGTTTTCAGGATTCGAATGGCGATGGCATTGGCGATCTGAATGGGATTCGCGAGCGGATGGGATATCTGCAGGGGCTGGGGGTGGATGCGATCTGGATTGCGCCGATGTATCCCTCGCCGCAGGTGGATTTTGGTTATGACATTTCGGACTACGAGAATGTCGATCCGCAGTATGGGACGATGAAGGACTTTGACGCGCTGCTGGCGGCGGGGAAGCAGCACAATGTGCGGATCATTCTGGACATGGTGCTGAACCATACGTCGGACAAGCACAGGTGGTTTGTAGAGTCGGCGAGCTCAAGGACGAATGCGAAAGCGGATTGGTATGTTTGGAACGATGGCGTGAAGGCGGATGCGCCAGGAGTGACGGCGTATCAAAAGCGGTGGGAGCATGTCGGGATGGTGCCGCCGAATAACTGGACGTCGGTGTTTGGCGGGTCGGCGTGGGAGTGGGTGCCGGCGAGGAAACAGTTTTACTATCACCGCTTCTATAAGCAGCAGCCGGATTTGAACTGGAACAATCCGGCGGTCGAGAAGGCGATGTTCGACACGATGAGGTTCTGGCTGGACAAGGGTGTGGCTGGGTTTCGGCTGGATGCAATTCCGTCGCTGTTTGAGGACCCGAAGCTGCGCAATGAGCCGGAGACGGGCGGTGTGAACGCGTATGGCGATCCGAATGTGAACACGGAGTACACGGACAATCTGCCTGAGGTGCACGATGTGATTCGGCGGATGCGCGCGATGGTGAATGCGTATCCGGGGAATCGCGTGCTGATTGGCGAGACGTATCTGCCGAACACGGCGGCGCTGCAGAAGTGGTACGGGGGCGCGTCGAAGAATGAGCTGCAGTTGCCGATGGATATGTTGGTTGGTTTCGGGGGTAGGTACTCGGCCGCACACTTCAGGAAGACGATTGGAGAGGCGGAGACGGAGCTGAATGGATCGCAACCGCTGTTTGTGTTCGACAACCATGACAATCCGCGCTCGATTACGCGGTACGGCGATGGCGTGCACGATGTGGCGATTGCGAAGACAGTGGCGGCGATGCTGTTGACGACGCGTGCGACGGCGTTGACATACTACGGCGCGGAGATTGGGATGCCGACTACGGTGCCGACGCGCAAGGAGGATGTGAAGGACCCGATCGGGATTACGGGATGGCCGAAGGAGAAGGGGCGCGACGGCGAGCGGACGCCGATGCAGTGGACGCCGGGGTTGGATGCGGGGTTCTCGACGGCTAAGACGACGTGGCTGCCGATTGCGCCCGACTACAAGACGGTCAATGTGCAGACGGAGAGCGGTGAGCCTGGGTCGCTGCTGAACTGGTACAAGGAGCTGATCGAGTTGCGCCGAACGAACCCGGCGCTGCACGATGGCGGGTTCGTGATGCTGGATGCGGGCGACGCGGATGTGCTGGCGTATGTGCGGACGGGAAGCAAGCCGGTGGTGGTGGCGATCAATATGAGCGCGCAGGCGAAGACGGTGTCGCTGGATGTGGGTGCGGCCGGTGTTACGGGGAAGACGGTGAAGACGATTGCGGCGAGTGAGGATTCGCTGAAGGCAGTGGGGTCGTTGCAGAATGTGACGCTGCCGGCGTATTCGGCGTGGGTGGCAGAGGTGCGGTAG